A single region of the Pectinophora gossypiella chromosome 2, ilPecGoss1.1, whole genome shotgun sequence genome encodes:
- the LOC126376062 gene encoding tumor protein D54 — protein sequence MASDGAGGGGGVEPTSLEYMEDPYFVPPDDDSTPSFDVAVEELEELEEMSSWPRDDPEADWRTLPDLAESALCIETEFYMDNRRRRLRIFRKKIREVRVTFQDLSKPYLAKVSSHTNYKKFLGITPGAEEAMPATGAAGDAHVVDELAGLTPEQAEQLRAEWSRELARVEDEIATLRTVLQSKIRQSSELKRKLGITVWKEITDDVNQGLKNVKESQVYQTIETRVAALTQAVTEAPIYQKTESVIKTTAEKTTSILGGITAGVTSKLGQMRNSESFRSIEERVGSAYENVKGKVASRSNSTQSFDEALRDASRAASGATSPSIPEHKPLP from the exons ATGGCGAGCGACGGAgccgggggcggcggcggcgtggagCCGACGAGTCTGGAGTACATGGAGGACCCGTACTTCGTCCCGCCGGATGACGACTCCACACCCAGTTTCGATGTGGCCGTGGAGGAGCTGGAGGAGCTCGAGGAGATGTCCAGCTGGCCCCGCGACGACCCCGAAGCCGACTGGCGCACATTGCCGGACCTCGCCGAGTCAGCACTGTGCATAGAGACAGAATTCTACATGGATAACCGTAGACGACGGTTACGTATATTTAGGAAAAAAATTCGTGAAGTACGAGTTACGTTCCAGGATCTATCTAAGCCGTATCTTGCCAAAGTATCAAGCCACACTAACTACAAGAAATTTTTGGGTATCACACCTGGAG CGGAGGAGGCGATGCCGGCGACGGGGGCGGCGGGCGACGCTCATGTGGTGGACGAGCTGGCGGGGCTGACGCCGGAGCAGGCAGAGCAGCTGCGCGCCGAGTGGAGCCGCGAGCTGGCGCGCGTCGAGGACGAGATCGCCACGCTGCGCACCGTGCTCCAAAGCAAG ATCCGTCAAAGCTCCGAATTAAAAAGGAAACTTGGCATCACGGTGTGGAAGGAGATCACCGACGACGTTAATCAGGGTTTGAAAAATGTGAAAGAGAGCCAAGT TTATCAAACGATAGAAACTCGCGTGGCTGCGCTTACACAGGCTGTGACTGAAGCACCAAT ATACCAAAAAACGGAATCTGTGATAAAGACGACGGCGGAGAAGACGACGTCGATCCTGGGCGGCATCACGGCCGGCGTAACCAGCAAGCTGGGCCAGATGCGCAACTCCGAGTCCTTCCGCTCCATCGAGGAGCGCGTCGGCAGCGCCTACGAGAACGTCAAG GGTAAAGTGGCGTCGCGGTCCAACTCGACGCAGAGCTTCGACGAGGCGCTGCGCGACGCCAGCCGCGCGGCCAGCGGCGCCACGTCGCCCTCCATCCCGGAGCACAAGCCGCTACCCTAG